In Ostrea edulis chromosome 10, xbOstEdul1.1, whole genome shotgun sequence, one genomic interval encodes:
- the LOC125665777 gene encoding ras-related protein Ral-A-like isoform X1: MSKAKTQQPQVIHKVIMVGSGGVGKSALTLQFMYDEFVEDYEPTKADSYRKKVVLDGEEVQIDILDTAGQEEYAAIRDNYFRSGEGFLCLFSITEQESFQATVDFREQILRVKNDDTIPFLLVGNKADLEDKRYVSVEEAQERAKQWNVPYVETSAKTRANVDKCFYDLLRMITQSKSGMRVGTINRRITLPSQRQVDRKSKDLKTTDSSSKGCCLIL; the protein is encoded by the exons ATGTCGAAGGCAAAGACACAACAACCACAAGTTATCCACAAAGTAATAATGGTGGGGAGTGGTGGGGTAGGTAAATCCGCCCTGACCCTACAGTTTATGTATGATGAG TTTGTTGAAGACTATGAGCCAACCAAAGCAGATTCCTACAGAAAGAAAGTTGTGTTAGATGGTGAGGAAGTCCAAATAGACATTTTAGACACCGCTGGTCAGGAGGAGTATGCTGCAATCAGGGACAATTATTTCAGGAGTGGCGAGGGCTTTCTGTGTCTGTTCTCTATCACAGAACAGGAGTCATTTCAGGCCACAGTAGATTTTAG AGAACAAATTTTACGAGTGAAAAATGATGACACAATACCATTTTTACTGGTGGGAAACAAAGCCGATTTAGAAGACAAGCGATATGTCAGCGTGGAGGAAGCTCAAGAACGGGCCAAGCAGTGGAATGTGCCCTACGTGGAAACTTCGGCTAAAACTAGAGCAAACGTTGACAAG TGTTTTTATGATCTGTTACGCATGATCACACAGAGTAAGTCAGGTATGAGAGTCGGTACTATAAATCGACGAATAACATTACCCAGTCAACGACAAGTTGACAGGAAAAGTAAAGATTTAAAAACCACAGACAGTTCCTCAAAAGGCTGTTGTCTCATCTTGTAA
- the LOC125665777 gene encoding ras-related protein Ral-A-like isoform X3: MSKAKTQQPQVIHKVIMVGSGGVGKSALTLQFMYDEFVEDYEPTKADSYRKKVVLDGEEVQIDILDTAGQEEYAAIRDNYFRSGEGFLCLFSITEQESFQATVDFREQILRVKNDDTIPFLLVGNKADLEDKRYVSVEEAQERAKQWNVPYVETSAKTRANVDKVFYDLMRAIKDKKAANAPKDPVPESTTKCCVVM; the protein is encoded by the exons ATGTCGAAGGCAAAGACACAACAACCACAAGTTATCCACAAAGTAATAATGGTGGGGAGTGGTGGGGTAGGTAAATCCGCCCTGACCCTACAGTTTATGTATGATGAG TTTGTTGAAGACTATGAGCCAACCAAAGCAGATTCCTACAGAAAGAAAGTTGTGTTAGATGGTGAGGAAGTCCAAATAGACATTTTAGACACCGCTGGTCAGGAGGAGTATGCTGCAATCAGGGACAATTATTTCAGGAGTGGCGAGGGCTTTCTGTGTCTGTTCTCTATCACAGAACAGGAGTCATTTCAGGCCACAGTAGATTTTAG AGAACAAATTTTACGAGTGAAAAATGATGACACAATACCATTTTTACTGGTGGGAAACAAAGCCGATTTAGAAGACAAGCGATATGTCAGCGTGGAGGAAGCTCAAGAACGGGCCAAGCAGTGGAATGTGCCCTACGTGGAAACTTCGGCTAAAACTAGAGCAAACGTTGACAAG GTGTTTTATGACTTAATGCGAGCCATTAAAGACAAAAAGGCAGCAAATGCTCCTAAAGATCCCGTCCCAGAAAGCACGACAAAATGTTGTGTAGTCATGTGA